Sequence from the Argentina anserina chromosome 7, drPotAnse1.1, whole genome shotgun sequence genome:
aggAATCAAGAAATAATCATCTCAGGCTTCGGCACTTGATGAAAAgaacccaaaaacaaaaggcaTAATTTCAATGCTAGAAACTTCTCATACGGCAGTAAATTGTTGATAGTTGCTCGATCCTCTAAGCAATACATATGGTCCAACTTCAAAACACACCACAGGATTTTCTCACGGAACCCACAGCTCTTTCAGCAACGAATACTTTGTGACACGTGAGACTAAATCAGGTCGCTATGTTCACCTACCTTGAACCAGGATCCACACATCCCAACACCGTCTGCTAACGATTCTATTTCCTGGCTTGAGATCTGTAGTCCCAACAGCTATAAATCTACTACCAAAAACAACAGTCTGCAAACTTGATGCAACCCAGTTAACAAAAACAGCTCAATCGATAACCCATCTATGCACGGCTTTAAAAGATCATAACCAGCACTccataaaaacaagaaaaacaaacgaGCATTAATATCCAAAATATAAATACAACGAGAACATCAGAGAAATATCCAAACATTACCAAACACTAATACGATCAACAGTAGCGTATTATATCCATATGAATCTCAATCACCTCATTGCTCAACTCAAGAAACCAAACCCACCACACATCATTTAAGCATTTTATACTTGAATTACCTTCGAAAGtttcaaatttctcaaaacccaGACTGCAATTTCTTCTTTAACAAAATACAAGGAGTTATCAACCATAGAATCTGGCTACTGATAAATCGAGAGCttcaaattaattagaaaaaaaaacatcttgAGTCAAATTGAACCGATTTTCAGCAAGATAGTTCAAATCTTTGATATAGTTTTGGATTAAAACAGCAGCCTAGACCTAAAAATTCAAGGCGCACAATCAAACAGAAGTAAAATTTTCGGCGTCGGAGAACGGAATAGGGTTTACCTGAGACTCATGAACTTTACCAAAGCGAGAAAAGGCGTTCTCAAGCTGATGCTCAGTGACGTCGTAGGCCAGACCTCCGACGAAGATTCGGTACTCCTCTTTTCCGGCCATCTCTTTCACTCTCTCTGTGAATTTTGCTTTGTACCCAAACCCTAACCGCTTCGGCCCTCTTTATATTGCCTCCGTCTTTACTTTGAATTTCCCTTTTCCTttgttctctttctttttatttacttaatgTACTAGGATATCCCAAACTTTTTATGTATTTTCACTTTCGTCCTCAAACTTTTGTATTTAGACTAAAATTGTTAGCTTAGGTTGGTGTATGAactatgtagcacggacacggacacagacacggacacggacacgagaaattaatttttttttgacacgttaattaaatatttaattttaatatatatacttattaaaaaactaatttaaagagtttgaaaatatttacattcatatatatatatatatattagaataTGCATTAATGTTAATAAAAGTCATTCTTCATGAGTGGTTAAGGAGTTGCAAGGTAAATGAGACATCCGTGGTTTCGAATATGATTGCTCACAATTTTGGATTTTTTCTATTAAATTGAGTATTTGTGTGTTTATTGTGTGTCCCATACAAGATACATGTGTCCATGACGTGTCCCCATCCGATATACGCGTGTCCTAGCGTATTTTCTCGTGTCCGAGCGtatccgtgtcggacacgcgataCGGGAGTTAAGTCATGTGTCCGTGCAACCTAGTGTATGACACATGACTACGTGTGAGTAAAGCACTAATTCAACAACTCTCAACTATGTTTCAATACTCTATAACACTGTAAAGAGAAAATTCGTACAGTATTCCAATTATAGATTATTGTCAACTTTATTCATTTCCGTCTTTTCAATGTAAAGAACAAGTTTAACGTTCGCATCGGTGCTTCCATGTAAGGTTCTGTCTTGTTGGCATTAGAAAGTACGGGAGCTTACTGAAGGAACTATGGCAAAGACAAGAAGGAAAGAACTGAATCACTGATCTTGATTGCAAATAGTTACATCTGTGAAATAATTACAGAAATGGACATACATAATTTACAGGATACTGTACATGAAATGGTACAGGTATCATATCAACTATCAACAAGTGATTGAAGTGTGTTACATGTTCAGGCTTTTCATCCCAAGTTCTATTGTTCTGATAAAAGAGGGAGCCTAGTAACAGTATTACCTCCATCACCATCGGTTAGTGACTTAGAGTTGGTTGATTTTATAGAACTGGATTTCACAGGTTTTGAAGAACTCTTCTTGTTTATCCTCACGGGAAGAATCTGCAACCTCGGATTGCGCTTAGTACCTGAGTTTTCAGCAGCCAACTGATAGCTTTCCACTAGCTCCAGTTGTCTGGCGATTATTTCGGAGCGTCTTGGAAGGAGCTCGACTGCCTCTCCACCAGGAATCACAATATACTCGATTGCAAGTCGAACCTCCTAAAACAAAGAGAAGGAAATGTGGTGGTATTATTAGGCAGGTCATATATGTTAGGATCAAATGGATATAAGTTATTGACagatcaaaatcagaaatatTGAAAGCAAATGTGGAGTTGCATGTCGTACAACAGAGAGGACAATTTCTCAGAAACTGCCGGTAGAGGTATCCACAGAAAATAGGTGGGATGAGAAAGGAAATGCACCTCCAAAGCATCGATCTCTTCTAAAGATGGTTTTCTTTTGGGTGCATCATCTTCAATTTCAATGTCAAAGGAATCATTGACAACCTGTTTTGGCAACGAGCCAACTGATTCCATTTCCAGGATCATACGAACTGCCTTAACGATTTGAGCCATGGTATTTGACTGCAAGATAAACAACAAATATGCAAGTGAATCCCAGGCCCCCAGCAAGCTTACAGGAATATACTAATAGAGTACATAGACGAGaaagtccaaaaaaaaaaaaacattaccTTCATGACAAATACAGGCAACTGGTGAAATTTTGCTACACTGCGAATCCATGGGTTTTGCTTCATCTCAGAACCTGATGCTATAATTGCATCTGCTGTTCCAATATCATCAGTTACCTCAATTTCATTCTCAAGCCCCATTACCTTTGCTACTTGCAATATGTCAGCTTCAAGGATCTGCaatcaaacaaaaatgaaagGATCAATTGAGATCATCTGCCTAGACAGCAACTATCGGCAATACAAGTTCTTTGAAGGGTCTGGGTCAAAACACATCTTCCATGGGTGCAGATTTTCCAATTACAGCAGAAAGTGAACCATGTCTGCACCAAGGATTTtaccttgtatatatatatacacactggTGAACTTCTCTTCTTGACAGATTTATCAATGCTCAATCTTCTAGACACACTGGGTGAAAGATCTAGATCATCCTCGTCAGACTCCAAAACACTAGCTACAATGTctttagtaacaacaaaatcTGATGCTTTCAGATAGTTATGTTCAGATACTTGAGTAGGCATGCTAGAATCATCAGCATCGGGATCAATACGACGAACTTCAAACAAAGGAGATTTCCCTATAAGCGAGAAACCTTGAAATCAAATTAGGTGTTCCCTAACAGAAAATCAACTAATAAGTAGAAATATAGGAGCAAATGTAAAGTACCAGCTAGTATAGCATCCACGGTTGCATCTAATCTGTGATGAACACGAAATTCTGTTTTAGATATAATCTCAACAGCACATGTAAATGTAGGAGGCCCCTTTCTTTCAAGAATTGTCTTTTGAACTTTCCTCTTCCTTGCTTCTTCATCTCCCAGGGTTACACTCTGCATTCACATGAAGAATTCCTTTAATTAATCAACTTTTTTATTCGGGAAGCCCTTAAATTGGTAAGACCAACACACAATGAACCATGCAGTGTAAATGATGATGATTTAACAAGATAGCAACTTGCACAACTAATGGCACCGCAGACAACTATAAAATGACAAACTTGATGCATACCAGAaactcaattggaatatatatatatatatatatatatatatgaatcaaaTTTGAATGAATATAGCGTGGATGGGATTGTACCTCTATGCCACCAACAAGGATTTGTAAAGAAGGATTCTTCATTATGTTATCTATTGTCATTCCATGCGCAGTTCCCACTAGTTGAACTCCTCTTTGAGCAATAGTACTGGCAGCCAATGCTTCCAGCTCAGTCCCGATCTCATCTATAATAATGGTCTGAGGCATATGATTTTCAACTGCTTCAATCATAACCTGCATTAAAAGAAACAGTAAAACAAATTATACAACCAAAAGAGTTGCAGAAGCGTAAACCACTTGGGAACTAAAGCAACAGTTACAGAAACAATCCCCATCATCGATGTCAACACTCACATTATGCTGCATGTTCACATTAGGAACCTGCATCCTCCTCGCGCAACCTATACCTGCATGCGGAACATCCCCATCTCCCCCAATCTCATTCGATGTATCCACAATGACTACACGCTTCATATGCTCATCCGCTAACATTCTAGCAATCTCCCTGCACCAATACACTAAAAATCAGAAACATGTCCACTCTTCATTTCCAAGTCACACTAGGAAACACAACTGACTAGTACACACACCTACACACACCTGATCAAAGTAGTCTTTCCAACTCCAGGAGGTCCTATCACCAAAATGGAACCTCCACCCTCAATTAAGTCTCGGATGATTTCCGCACTTCCTGACACAGCTCTCCCCACCCGGCAAGTAAGTCCAATGATTTGCAGCTTTCGGTTTCGAATAGCACTTATCCTATGTAATGAGTTATTAATTCCAGAACGGTTATCATCTGAAAACTCACTCACCTGCAAACAGTAACAAAAATTTACAAcatctattaaaaaaatactTCCTTCTTCATCAATCATTTTCCAAGTGTAAACATATCAAAAgcttcactcttgtttaaattGTTTAATCAAAACTGATTAGGTATCTATTTAAGGAaactaaataataattaataattaacatCACTAACCACCAAAATGAAGATACTTAATCAATACTACTCAGTTATTCATGATCACCTTAGATACAGCAAGCCGGAGATCATCGGGGCTGACTGGACTCTCCGCGATCAGCCAATCGCCGGACGGAAACCTCGCAATCGGAGGCCTCCCTAAATCCATCACAACCTCAATAAGCTTGTCGATCTCCTCATGCCTCTCCAGCTCGCTCTTCATCCTCTCCGGCAGCAGCTCCAGAAACAGCTCCATCTCCGTCGACGCCGCCGCGCTCGTCGAGGGACCGTTCCCGGAGAAGAAGCGATCCGACGGGCGGCGAATCTCCGGCGACGGAACGGCGTGCCGCGACGAAGCAACTGCCCTGCGCACGCCACGTGTTGGACGGAATGAGGAGGAGAGTTTGGAGGAGCGGAGATAACAGAGGGTGGAGATGGGGATTTGATTGGCCGAGTGCCATGAGGTCTGGAGATCGAGGAGCACCAACTGCGAGCTCAGAGCTCTCATTTTTCTGTTACAGACCTCCTCGGATTGGTTGCCtggattttcttttttcttttttttttctagaagAGTTTGATTTTCTTGTTGGGTTGGGATCAAAGCTTAACGATTTTCGGTGAGAAGATTCGAGGGTATCGCCACTGTGATTGGCGAATATTTGGAGGGAAAGTGGGGTCCACGAACAACCGTTGAAGTAAGGTTCACACACGTGGGGGCTGCTTCAGCCGccacacaatttttttttttgaattttcaggcaattttggttttataAGCTTCTTataaatattgattttttttttcaaatggaTGTGATGTTTACGATAGGGAAAAATGCACAAGAAACTTGAATATTAAATtatggaaaaggaaaaagaaaatcactATACGCTTCCGGGGGAGGAAATTTCTTTGTTCAATTTTGTATTTTGGTTGACGTTAGAAGCTTTGAACACGCCACCGACGTAAATGAATCGTGTTTCAGTCGTGCAAGGTTGGTCAGACCTCGTAGATCTTTCTGTGCATATAAGGCTAATATCCTAATACAGATCTGTAAATAGAGTTCAAATACATACAGTTCTGGTAAAACTAGACTCGTAGATCTTTCTGTGCATATATGGCTAATATTCTAATTAGAATCTAGCCGAGAGATGTACTGGCCCGGCAAAGTGGACGTACTGTTCTGGCCGGATTTGGAAACTCATACTACAGTGCAAGatcaaagagagaaagaatgccGAAACGTtgacattttttatttatttatgcacATAATGATTTACACTTCAATGACTTCATATACACAAGGTTGTAGCCGCAGCATACATATGCTGGATGCTCAGAAACTACACTGTACAGTGATAAAGATAGAAGCCGCGCGCTGTGACTAAATTTTATGCAATCTGTTCCCAACCCATCAGTATATTTCGTACATCCTCCTCGATTTTGTTCCTTGGCACCCAAGGTGAGACCCCTTCGTCTAGCAAGAATCTGTA
This genomic interval carries:
- the LOC126802721 gene encoding protein SEEDLING PLASTID DEVELOPMENT 1 isoform X1, with amino-acid sequence MRALSSQLVLLDLQTSWHSANQIPISTLCYLRSSKLSSSFRPTRGVRRAVASSRHAVPSPEIRRPSDRFFSGNGPSTSAAASTEMELFLELLPERMKSELERHEEIDKLIEVVMDLGRPPIARFPSGDWLIAESPVSPDDLRLAVSKVSEFSDDNRSGINNSLHRISAIRNRKLQIIGLTCRVGRAVSGSAEIIRDLIEGGGSILVIGPPGVGKTTLIREIARMLADEHMKRVVIVDTSNEIGGDGDVPHAGIGCARRMQVPNVNMQHNVMIEAVENHMPQTIIIDEIGTELEALAASTIAQRGVQLVGTAHGMTIDNIMKNPSLQILVGGIESVTLGDEEARKRKVQKTILERKGPPTFTCAVEIISKTEFRVHHRLDATVDAILAGKSPLFEVRRIDPDADDSSMPTQVSEHNYLKASDFVVTKDIVASVLESDEDDLDLSPSVSRRLSIDKSVKKRSSPVCIYIYKILEADILQVAKVMGLENEIEVTDDIGTADAIIASGSEMKQNPWIRSVAKFHQLPVFVMKSNTMAQIVKAVRMILEMESVGSLPKQVVNDSFDIEIEDDAPKRKPSLEEIDALEEVRLAIEYIVIPGGEAVELLPRRSEIIARQLELVESYQLAAENSGTKRNPRLQILPVRINKKSSSKPVKSSSIKSTNSKSLTDGDGGNTVTRLPLLSEQ
- the LOC126802721 gene encoding protein SEEDLING PLASTID DEVELOPMENT 1 isoform X2, with the translated sequence MRALSSQLVLLDLQTSWHSANQIPISTLCYLRSSKLSSSFRPTRGVRRAVASSRHAVPSPEIRRPSDRFFSGNGPSTSAAASTEMELFLELLPERMKSELERHEEIDKLIEVVMDLGRPPIARFPSGDWLIAESPVSPDDLRLAVSKVSEFSDDNRSGINNSLHRISAIRNRKLQIIGLTCRVGRAVSGSAEIIRDLIEGGGSILVIGPPGVGKTTLIREIARMLADEHMKRVVIVDTSNEIGGDGDVPHAGIGCARRMQVPNVNMQHNVMIEAVENHMPQTIIIDEIGTELEALAASTIAQRGVQLVGTAHGMTIDNIMKNPSLQILVGGIESVTLGDEEARKRKVQKTILERKGPPTFTCAVEIISKTEFRVHHRLDATVDAILAGKSPLFEVRRIDPDADDSSMPTQVSEHNYLKASDFVVTKDIVASVLESDEDDLDLSPSVSRRLSIDKSVKKRSSPVCIYIYKILEADILQVAKVMGLENEIEVTDDIGTADAIIASGSEMKQNPWIRSVAKFHQLPVFVMKSNTMAQIVKAVRMILEMESVGSLPKQVVNDSFDIEIEDDAPKRKPSLEEIDALEVHFLSHPTYFLWIPLPAVSEKLSSLLRFDLQSSIL